In Bubalus bubalis isolate 160015118507 breed Murrah chromosome 3, NDDB_SH_1, whole genome shotgun sequence, a genomic segment contains:
- the LOC102414393 gene encoding WAP four-disulfide core domain protein 18-like, with the protein MKTGTIFVLLAFIIMGLEVTWAQKSPVKGRQRPGFCPEVPRGTLGICVERCFGDDSCPRGMKCCSHGCGHSCTTPVFRKGGSGGHGKVGQKVY; encoded by the exons ATGAAGACAGGCACTATCTTTGTTCTGCTGGCTTTCATCATCATGGGGCTGGAGGTGACCTGGGCTCAGAAGTCTCCTGTCAAAG GACGACAGAGACCTGGATTCTGCCCGGAGGTGCCCAGAGGTACTCTGGGAATTTGTGTTGAAAGGTGCTTTGGAGATGATTCCTGTCCCAGGGGAATGAAATGCTGCAGCCATGGGTGTGGTCATTCCTGCACAACTCCTGTCTTCCGA aaaggtGGCTCTGGTGGCCATGGGAAAGTTGGACAGAAGGTTTATTGA